In Sodalis ligni, a single genomic region encodes these proteins:
- the bioF gene encoding 8-amino-7-oxononanoate synthase, translating into MSWSERIAQGLQSRRQADAYRRRLAIIGGNGPSLQYRGRQYLNFSSNDYLGLARNPDIIAAWAEGASAHGVGSGGSGHVAGYSEAHRDLEQRLAGWLGYERALLFNAGYAANQGLIAALVAKGDMVLADKLSHASLLEAAVLSPGQLRRFHHNDAGSLRQLTRAECTGNRLAITEGIFSMDGDSAPLAALQRGIADAGGWLLVDDAHGFGVVGEQGRGSAWQQGCHPELLVVTFGKAAGVAGAAVLCAEPVAEYLLQYARHLIYSTAMPPAQVCAIDASLDAIIRGDGLRAQLGRNITRFRAGAAGLGYRLAPSASAIQPLLVGENGRALELTESLRERGCWLTAIRPPTVPVGGARLRITLTAAHQSADIDCLLEALADVRRPA; encoded by the coding sequence ATGAGCTGGTCTGAACGAATCGCCCAGGGCCTGCAAAGCCGCAGGCAGGCAGACGCTTATCGCCGCCGCCTGGCCATTATCGGCGGCAACGGCCCCAGCCTTCAATATCGGGGCCGGCAATACCTGAATTTCTCCAGCAACGATTATCTGGGCCTGGCGCGCAATCCGGATATTATCGCCGCCTGGGCAGAGGGTGCGTCGGCGCACGGCGTCGGCAGCGGCGGTTCGGGGCATGTGGCCGGCTATAGCGAGGCGCACCGGGACTTGGAGCAACGGTTGGCGGGTTGGCTGGGATATGAGCGGGCTCTGTTGTTCAACGCCGGCTATGCCGCCAATCAGGGCCTGATCGCCGCGCTGGTAGCCAAAGGGGATATGGTGTTGGCGGACAAGCTCAGCCATGCCTCGCTGCTGGAGGCGGCCGTACTGTCCCCCGGCCAGCTGCGCCGTTTTCACCACAACGACGCCGGTTCGCTTCGTCAGCTGACGCGGGCGGAGTGTACGGGCAACCGGCTGGCCATCACGGAAGGGATCTTCAGCATGGACGGCGACAGCGCGCCGCTGGCCGCCCTGCAGCGCGGCATCGCGGATGCCGGCGGATGGCTGCTGGTGGATGACGCCCACGGTTTCGGCGTGGTGGGGGAGCAGGGAAGGGGCAGCGCCTGGCAGCAGGGCTGCCACCCGGAACTGCTGGTGGTGACCTTCGGCAAAGCGGCGGGAGTGGCGGGGGCGGCGGTGCTTTGCGCCGAGCCTGTGGCGGAATATCTCCTCCAGTACGCCCGCCATCTTATCTACAGCACCGCCATGCCGCCGGCACAGGTCTGCGCCATTGACGCCTCCCTGGACGCCATCATCCGGGGCGACGGACTGCGGGCGCAGCTGGGGCGCAATATCACCCGTTTTCGCGCCGGGGCCGCCGGTTTGGGATATCGCCTCGCCCCTTCCGCCAGCGCGATACAGCCGCTGCTGGTCGGGGAGAACGGCCGGGCGCTGGAGCTGACCGAGAGCCTTCGTGAACGGGGCTGCTGGCTGACGGCTATTCGCCCCCCCACCGTGCCCGTGGGCGGCGCCCGCCTGCGCATCACGCTCACCGCCGCCCATCAAAGCGCCGATATAGATTGTTTACTGGAGGCCCTCGCCGATGTACGCCGACCTGCATAA
- the bioC gene encoding malonyl-ACP O-methyltransferase BioC — protein MYADLHKQGIARTFGRAAAGYDRHAAFQRASGDELAALLGPLQGKTLLDAGCGTGWFSRVWQRSGNRVIALDLSSDMLAEARRRESASVYLAGDIERLPLADGSLDICFSNLAVQWCDELPRALAEFHRVTRPGGMIAFSTLAEGSLEELTRAWRQVDSAVHANRFMPAAAIARALQPYRHQLHAVPHRLYYPGLVPLLQDIKGVGAGYLRDGRPLGLAGSQRIRRLEAVWERHAAGLPLTYQLIHGLIYRD, from the coding sequence ATGTACGCCGACCTGCATAAACAGGGTATTGCCCGCACCTTCGGACGTGCGGCGGCCGGTTATGACCGCCATGCCGCCTTTCAGCGCGCCAGCGGCGACGAACTGGCGGCCTTGCTGGGACCGCTGCAGGGGAAAACGCTGCTGGACGCCGGCTGCGGCACCGGATGGTTCAGCCGCGTTTGGCAGCGGTCCGGCAACCGGGTGATTGCGCTGGATCTCTCATCAGACATGCTGGCGGAGGCGCGCCGTCGGGAATCAGCCTCGGTTTACCTGGCGGGAGATATCGAACGATTGCCCCTGGCGGACGGTAGCCTGGACATTTGTTTTTCCAATCTGGCGGTACAGTGGTGCGATGAGTTACCCCGGGCGCTGGCGGAATTTCACCGCGTTACCCGTCCCGGCGGCATGATTGCCTTCTCTACCCTGGCGGAAGGCTCGCTGGAAGAATTGACCCGGGCCTGGCGGCAGGTGGACAGCGCCGTGCATGCCAACCGCTTTATGCCGGCCGCCGCCATCGCCCGGGCGTTGCAGCCTTATCGGCACCAATTGCATGCCGTACCCCACCGGCTCTATTACCCCGGCCTGGTGCCGCTGCTCCAGGATATCAAGGGGGTGGGGGCGGGTTATCTACGCGACGGCCGCCCGCTGGGGCTGGCCGGCAGCCAGCGCATCCGACGCCTCGAGGCGGTATGGGAGCGCCACGCCGCGGGTCTGCCGCTCACCTATCAATTGATTCACGGACTGATTTATCGTGACTAA
- the bioD gene encoding dethiobiotin synthase yields the protein MTKTYFITGTDTDIGKTLATCALLQAANGRGRRTAGYKPVASGCIETPQGLRNTDALALSANGNVRLPYELINPLAFREATSPHIASGDERRPIDASMLSRGLAAVQARAEWVFVEGAGGWFTPLSDNLTFAQWVAAERLPVILVVGLKLGCINHALLTALAVRQAGLTLAGWVANDLSPEPHRRADYLATLTQRLGAPLLGEIPWLDEPAGARLGHYLDLALLV from the coding sequence GTGACTAAAACCTATTTTATCACCGGCACCGATACCGATATCGGCAAGACATTGGCCACCTGCGCCCTGCTGCAGGCGGCCAATGGCCGCGGCCGCCGTACCGCGGGGTATAAACCGGTGGCTTCCGGCTGCATTGAGACCCCGCAAGGGCTGCGCAATACCGACGCCCTGGCGTTATCCGCCAACGGCAACGTCCGGCTGCCCTATGAGCTTATCAACCCGCTGGCGTTTCGGGAGGCGACGTCGCCGCATATCGCCAGCGGCGATGAACGGCGGCCCATCGATGCTTCCATGCTCTCCCGGGGGTTGGCAGCGGTACAGGCCCGCGCTGAATGGGTATTCGTCGAAGGAGCCGGCGGCTGGTTCACGCCCTTGAGCGATAACCTGACCTTCGCGCAGTGGGTGGCCGCCGAGCGGTTGCCGGTGATCCTGGTGGTGGGACTGAAACTGGGCTGTATCAATCATGCGCTGCTGACGGCATTGGCTGTCCGGCAGGCGGGATTGACCCTGGCTGGGTGGGTGGCCAACGATCTTTCCCCCGAACCGCATCGCCGCGCCGACTATCTGGCCACGCTTACACAACGCCTGGGAGCGCCATTGCTGGGGGAGATTCCATGGCTGGACGAGCCCGCGGGCGCCCGCCTAGGGCACTATCTTGATCTGGCGTTGCTGGTTTAA
- a CDS encoding ATP-binding cassette domain-containing protein — protein sequence MLRLQAVNQFYGPKHILRDISLELPRGQCTYLLGRNGVGKTTLVNCIMGHLPVSSGTVSWQLYGEPELDLLLYPVEERAALGIGYVPQGRQVFSQLSVDENLRVALMAGRNKTNRIPPMVYELFPVLYDMRHHRAGDLTGSGQQQLAIARALVLEPELLILDEPTGGFQPTVVAEIGRNIRQLQQEFGLTLLVVEQQLPFTPQGDDRFCLLEGGCNVAQGRLEQLDESLIQAYLAV from the coding sequence ATGCTACGTTTGCAGGCGGTAAATCAGTTTTACGGGCCAAAGCATATTCTGCGGGATATCAGTTTGGAATTACCCCGCGGCCAATGCACCTACCTGCTGGGGCGCAACGGCGTCGGTAAAACCACACTGGTAAACTGTATCATGGGCCATCTGCCGGTAAGCAGCGGTACCGTTAGCTGGCAGCTTTACGGCGAGCCGGAGCTGGATTTACTGCTGTATCCGGTGGAGGAGCGGGCAGCGCTGGGCATAGGCTATGTCCCACAGGGACGCCAGGTTTTCTCGCAGCTAAGCGTGGATGAAAATCTGCGCGTGGCGTTGATGGCCGGACGCAACAAGACCAACCGTATACCGCCGATGGTCTATGAGCTGTTTCCGGTACTCTACGATATGCGTCATCACCGGGCCGGTGATTTAACCGGCAGCGGCCAACAGCAATTGGCCATCGCGCGCGCGCTGGTGCTTGAACCGGAGTTGCTGATTCTCGACGAGCCCACCGGCGGTTTCCAGCCCACGGTGGTGGCGGAGATAGGCCGTAATATCCGCCAGTTGCAGCAGGAGTTCGGACTGACCCTGCTGGTGGTGGAACAACAGCTGCCTTTCACGCCCCAGGGCGACGATCGTTTCTGCCTGCTGGAAGGGGGTTGCAACGTGGCCCAGGGCAGGCTGGAGCAGCTGGATGAAAGCCTGATCCAGGCTTATCTGGCCGTGTAG